The region CAATTGGACAAAAATGCCGCGCCGAAGACGGGTGAATAACGCGCCGTTTTCCGGATCGGCAATTTCCTTTCCAGCGAATCTTCGATATAAGCCTGCGAGCTTATGTTCCCGTCCAGGTGTCGCGATGATTCGCAGTCTCCTGGCCTCGGCAGGAGGGATCCATGCCCCGTCTCTTCACGGGTATAGAAATCCCTTCCGATCTCGCAACGGATCTTTCCATGTTGCGCGGCGGGCTCTCCGGCGCGCGCTGGATTGACGCTGAGAATTATCATCTGACGTTGCGATTCATCGGCGATATCGATGACTCGACCGCATATGACGTCCATTCGATCCTCGAAAAAATCCGGCATCCTCCGTTTACGGTGACGATTGAAGGATTGAGTTCGTTTGGCGGCGCCAAGCCCCGGGCACTCGTCGCCAAGGCGAAGGCGGCAACCCCGTTGATCGAACTACAAGCGCGCCAGGAGAGCCTGATGCGGCGTATCGGCATCGCGCCCGAACCGCGCAAATTCACACCGCATGTCACGCTCGCGCGGCTGCGCGCGGCATCTTGCAACGGTGTTGCTGAATATCTATCGGCGAGAGGCTATTTCTTCTCGCGCCGATTTGAGGCGAAACGTTTTGTGTTGTTCTCGGCGCGGTCTTCGACTGGGGGCGGCCCCTATGTGGTAGAGGCGGCTTATCCGCTCGGGTGACGTGCCATGCACGCCAATCAGAAAGAACGTAAGGTTAGCGCCTGCGTAAAATCATCGGTAGACCCCCATCCGGCCGCAGAGTAATCCGCTGCACAGGTTTCACCACGTGGTTTTCCTTCAGTTCAAGCGAGAAAGATCGCATGATATAGGCGAGAATGATTGACGCTTCTTGCAATGAGAAAGAGGCGCCAATGCACACGCGGGGACCGGCGCCGAAGGGTAAGTAAGAGAACCGGTCGATTTTTTCGCGCGCGCCGGGAAGAAAACGGCGGGGATCAAAACTATTTGGTTTGTCCCAGAGCAAGCGATGCCGGTGTAAGACCCATTGCGACACAATGACCAAGGAGTTTTTCCGGATACGCTTACCGGCGAGGTCGTCCGGACCGATGGCCTGCCGGCTCATGCTGGCGACCGGCGGATAAAGACGCATGGCCTCCTCGATGACCGCCCGCGTTTCAACAAGCCGCGCCGGATACTCCTCGACGGGACCAGGCAATACCGCGTCGGCCTCCGCCGCAAGTCTTTGCCGCCATTCCTCCGACAGCGAGAGAAGAAACAAGGACCAGGTTAAAGCGTTTGCAGTGGTTTCGTGCCCCGCGGCGATAAAGGTCAGGATGTTGGCTCTGACTTCCGTATCGCTCAGCCCGGAGCCAGTTTGCGGATCTTGAGCTTCGAGAAGGAGGGTGAGGATATCGCGTGGCACAGTCTCCTTGTCACTCGCAAGAAGACGCTTGCGTTTGGCAACGATTGTGTCGACGACCGAAGCGAAAAATTTTTCGCCATCGCGATTTCCGATTTTGCCCCAGCGTGGCACCCAGTCGGGAAAGTCAAGCAGATCGAAGATGTCGAGCCGGCCGACGGAGGCGAAGTAGTCAGATGTTGCGGCGACGAACTGATCCAAGTCTTGCCCAAGCCCGTCCGAAAAGATTGTGCGCCCGAGGACATCGAGCGTCACGCGGCCCATTTCTGGCCGGACATCGATCATCCGCCCCTCGCGCATCC is a window of Methylocapsa sp. D3K7 DNA encoding:
- the thpR gene encoding RNA 2',3'-cyclic phosphodiesterase, encoding MPRLFTGIEIPSDLATDLSMLRGGLSGARWIDAENYHLTLRFIGDIDDSTAYDVHSILEKIRHPPFTVTIEGLSSFGGAKPRALVAKAKAATPLIELQARQESLMRRIGIAPEPRKFTPHVTLARLRAASCNGVAEYLSARGYFFSRRFEAKRFVLFSARSSTGGGPYVVEAAYPLG
- a CDS encoding cytochrome P450 — encoded protein: MTELFFEPPSPPAPMPLDAPLGPIGTLRVLRKNPIETWTKAHFELPILIGPTILGTIAVINDPAAIRRVFVENAGNYRKDALQKRILGQGLSEGLLEAEGDDWRMQRRTLAPLFTPKTVNSFSRAFAAAAAEHVARWGRMREGRMIDVRPEMGRVTLDVLGRTIFSDGLGQDLDQFVAATSDYFASVGRLDIFDLLDFPDWVPRWGKIGNRDGEKFFASVVDTIVAKRKRLLASDKETVPRDILTLLLEAQDPQTGSGLSDTEVRANILTFIAAGHETTANALTWSLFLLSLSEEWRQRLAAEADAVLPGPVEEYPARLVETRAVIEEAMRLYPPVASMSRQAIGPDDLAGKRIRKNSLVIVSQWVLHRHRLLWDKPNSFDPRRFLPGAREKIDRFSYLPFGAGPRVCIGASFSLQEASIILAYIMRSFSLELKENHVVKPVQRITLRPDGGLPMILRRR